Proteins from a genomic interval of Brucella intermedia LMG 3301:
- a CDS encoding bifunctional 5-dehydro-2-deoxygluconokinase/5-dehydro-2-deoxyphosphogluconate aldolase has translation MIHAQPCSNKKIPREDGVKRLDLITIGRSSVDLYGAQVGGLLEDMASFNKYVGGSPTNIATGTARLGLKSAVITRVGDEHMGRFLLRELEREGVDTRGIVTDPERLTALVILGIRDQQHFPLIFYRENCADMALCEDDIDPDFIAEAGCVLATGTHLSHPKTEAAVLKAIRLARGNGSRTALDIDYRPNLWGLSGHGDGENRFIESAAVTAKLQSTLHLFDLVVGTEEEFHIAGGSTDTLQALKAVRDVTNAALVCKRGPMGAVVFEGAIPDSLDEGQSGEGFPIDVFNVLGAGDGFMSGLLRGWLKDEDWPTSLKFANACGAFAVSRHGCTPAYPSWEELQYFFRTGIRNKALRKDAALEQLHWSTNRSGGWPHMRVFAFDHRIQLEEMAAEAGVSSEKIGEFKQLCLDAALQVADGAKGYGILCDGRLGRDALYRAAGTGLWIGRPTEWPGSRPLKLEPELGPDCGGLVEWPVENVVKLLCFYHPDDTAEFKAQQEETVSRLFAAARRNRLEFLLEIIPSKAGAVDDDTTARVIERFYEIGVYPDWWKLEPMKTKAAWANACDAITRNDPHTRGIVVLGLDAPAEELEASLAIAADFDLVKGFAVGRTIFGDAARKWLNGSISDDEAIADMATRYRSLCNVWDSVRKY, from the coding sequence ATGATTCATGCACAGCCATGCAGCAATAAGAAAATACCGAGGGAGGATGGAGTGAAACGGCTCGACTTGATCACGATTGGCCGATCTTCGGTGGACCTGTATGGCGCGCAAGTGGGCGGCCTTCTGGAAGACATGGCCTCCTTCAACAAATATGTCGGTGGCTCCCCCACCAATATTGCAACCGGAACCGCGCGGCTTGGTCTCAAATCGGCGGTGATCACGCGTGTCGGCGATGAGCATATGGGGCGTTTTCTGCTGCGGGAACTGGAGCGGGAGGGCGTGGACACTCGGGGCATCGTTACCGACCCAGAGCGCCTGACTGCCCTGGTTATTCTCGGCATTCGCGACCAGCAGCATTTTCCCTTGATCTTCTATCGCGAAAATTGCGCCGACATGGCTTTATGCGAGGACGATATCGATCCGGATTTCATCGCCGAAGCGGGCTGTGTGTTGGCAACCGGCACACATTTATCCCATCCGAAGACGGAAGCGGCGGTCCTGAAGGCAATTCGCCTCGCCCGTGGCAATGGCAGCCGCACGGCGCTTGATATAGACTATCGCCCCAATCTCTGGGGACTTTCCGGCCACGGTGACGGCGAAAACCGTTTCATCGAATCCGCAGCCGTCACAGCCAAGCTGCAATCGACGCTTCATCTGTTTGATCTTGTCGTTGGAACAGAAGAGGAGTTCCATATCGCAGGCGGTTCGACTGATACGCTACAGGCACTGAAGGCGGTGCGTGATGTAACGAACGCAGCACTGGTCTGCAAACGCGGTCCGATGGGAGCGGTGGTTTTTGAAGGCGCGATTCCCGACAGTCTCGACGAGGGACAGAGCGGCGAAGGTTTTCCGATTGATGTTTTCAATGTGCTTGGGGCAGGCGACGGGTTCATGTCCGGACTTCTGCGCGGTTGGCTGAAGGACGAGGACTGGCCTACCAGCCTCAAATTCGCCAATGCCTGCGGCGCCTTTGCAGTCTCGCGGCATGGATGCACGCCAGCCTATCCGAGCTGGGAAGAGCTTCAGTATTTTTTCCGCACTGGCATTCGCAACAAGGCTTTGCGCAAGGATGCGGCCCTGGAGCAGTTACATTGGTCCACCAACCGGAGCGGCGGCTGGCCTCACATGCGCGTCTTTGCGTTCGACCACCGCATCCAGCTTGAAGAAATGGCCGCCGAAGCGGGTGTTTCAAGCGAAAAGATCGGAGAATTCAAACAGCTGTGCTTGGATGCTGCCTTGCAGGTGGCTGACGGGGCCAAGGGCTACGGCATATTATGCGATGGGCGGCTGGGCCGCGATGCTCTTTACAGGGCAGCAGGCACGGGCTTGTGGATCGGGCGCCCGACTGAATGGCCCGGTTCGCGTCCACTTAAACTGGAGCCGGAACTGGGACCCGACTGCGGCGGACTTGTGGAGTGGCCTGTCGAGAATGTCGTAAAATTACTATGCTTCTATCATCCAGATGACACGGCTGAGTTCAAGGCGCAGCAGGAAGAAACTGTTTCACGTCTTTTCGCAGCCGCCCGGCGTAACCGACTGGAATTCCTGCTCGAAATCATCCCGTCAAAAGCAGGAGCAGTCGATGACGATACGACAGCTCGTGTGATCGAGCGGTTCTACGAAATCGGGGTTTATCCCGACTGGTGGAAGCTCGAGCCTATGAAAACCAAAGCGGCCTGGGCCAATGCCTGTGACGCAATCACACGCAACGACCCACACACACGCGGCATCGTCGTCCTGGGACTGGACGCACCCGCCGAAGAACTGGAAGCCAGCCTTGCTATCGCTGCCGACTTCGACCTTGTCAAAGGTTTTGCGGTGGGGCGCACCATCTTTGGTGACGCGGCACGCAAATGGCTGAATGGTTCGATCAGCGACGATGAAGCAATTGCCGACATGGCTACGCGCTATCGCAGCCTTTGCAACGTTTGGGACAGCGTGCGCAAATATTGA
- the iolD gene encoding 3D-(3,5/4)-trihydroxycyclohexane-1,2-dione acylhydrolase (decyclizing) — MKTIRLTAAQALVRYLANQLTPEGETFIAGVWAIFGHGNVAGLGEALHGIREELPTWRGHNEQTMAHAAIAYTKQLGRKRACAVTSSIGPGATNMVTAAALAHVNRLPVLLIPGDVFANRGPDPVLQQIEDFNDGTMTVNDCFRPVSRYFDRITRPEQLLTALPRAFRTMTDPADCGPVTLAFCQDVQTEAYDWPEEFFEQKVWHWRRPPPDENELNSAATAIQAALKPIIVAGGGVHYSGAHEALRNFAEAHGIPVIETQAGKSALPWDHPLNFGPVGVTGADSANAIAAEADLVIGVGTRFQDFTTGSWALFKHPGHKLLSLNVQPYDGSKHGSLPLVADARIGLETLSKAIGSYKRQPVNAALKEKWFAAADNFTAAPSDGNALPTDMQVIGAVQRQARENTVVMCAAGTMPGELHQLWKAGRPMSYHMEYGFSCMGYEIAGGLGIKMAEPDRDVIVMVGDGSYMMANSELATAVMMGQKITVVITDNRGFGCINRLQMATGGAEFNNLLDHAAHVNPSKIDFAAHAGAMGADTKKAGSIRELEHALAEARNSPRTTVVIIDTDPYPTPETGGWWWDVAVPEVSEREQVRAARKDYEAKLKERN; from the coding sequence ATGAAAACTATTCGATTGACCGCCGCACAAGCATTGGTGCGCTATCTCGCAAACCAGCTGACGCCGGAAGGGGAGACTTTTATCGCGGGTGTCTGGGCTATTTTCGGCCATGGGAATGTGGCCGGGCTTGGAGAAGCACTCCATGGCATTCGCGAAGAATTACCCACGTGGCGAGGCCACAATGAACAGACAATGGCCCATGCAGCCATTGCCTATACCAAGCAGCTTGGCCGCAAACGCGCTTGCGCTGTCACCTCCTCCATCGGCCCCGGAGCGACGAATATGGTCACGGCAGCTGCCCTTGCCCATGTAAATCGCCTGCCCGTCCTTCTCATTCCCGGTGATGTCTTTGCCAATCGCGGCCCTGATCCCGTCTTGCAGCAGATCGAAGACTTCAACGACGGCACCATGACCGTGAATGACTGTTTTCGTCCGGTTAGCCGCTATTTCGACAGGATCACCCGGCCGGAACAGCTTCTCACCGCCCTGCCTCGTGCGTTCCGCACAATGACCGATCCTGCCGATTGCGGGCCGGTGACGCTCGCCTTTTGCCAGGATGTACAGACGGAAGCCTATGACTGGCCGGAAGAATTCTTTGAACAGAAAGTCTGGCACTGGCGTCGTCCGCCACCGGACGAAAACGAACTGAACAGCGCAGCCACGGCGATCCAGGCAGCGCTTAAACCTATTATCGTCGCAGGCGGTGGTGTACATTATTCCGGCGCCCACGAAGCGTTGCGCAATTTTGCCGAAGCGCACGGCATTCCGGTCATCGAAACGCAGGCTGGCAAATCGGCCCTGCCGTGGGATCACCCGCTCAATTTCGGCCCGGTCGGCGTAACCGGGGCAGACAGCGCCAATGCGATCGCGGCCGAAGCCGATCTCGTGATCGGTGTCGGCACGCGCTTTCAGGATTTCACAACCGGATCATGGGCGCTGTTCAAGCACCCCGGCCACAAGCTCCTCTCGCTCAATGTCCAGCCCTATGATGGCTCCAAGCATGGTTCGCTTCCATTGGTTGCCGATGCAAGGATCGGCCTTGAAACGCTCTCGAAGGCAATCGGCAGCTATAAGCGCCAACCCGTCAATGCCGCATTGAAAGAGAAATGGTTTGCCGCAGCAGACAATTTCACTGCTGCCCCCAGCGACGGCAATGCCTTGCCGACCGATATGCAGGTGATTGGCGCGGTACAGCGTCAGGCACGGGAAAACACTGTCGTCATGTGTGCGGCCGGAACGATGCCCGGAGAGCTCCATCAACTCTGGAAGGCTGGTCGCCCCATGTCCTATCATATGGAATACGGTTTCTCCTGCATGGGTTATGAAATTGCTGGCGGCCTTGGCATCAAGATGGCCGAACCGGACCGCGACGTCATCGTGATGGTTGGCGACGGCTCCTACATGATGGCCAATTCCGAACTCGCCACAGCCGTCATGATGGGGCAGAAGATCACTGTCGTGATCACAGACAATCGCGGTTTCGGCTGCATCAACCGGCTTCAGATGGCGACCGGCGGCGCCGAGTTCAACAACCTGCTCGACCATGCCGCGCATGTTAATCCATCGAAGATCGATTTCGCTGCCCACGCCGGAGCGATGGGCGCGGATACGAAGAAAGCAGGATCGATCCGCGAGCTGGAACATGCCCTTGCCGAAGCCCGCAACAGTCCGCGCACGACAGTCGTCATTATCGACACCGACCCCTACCCGACGCCTGAAACCGGTGGATGGTGGTGGGATGTTGCCGTGCCGGAAGTCTCGGAGCGCGAACAGGTGCGCGCTGCCCGTAAAGATTACGAAGCCAAGCTCAAAGAAAGAAACTGA
- the iolE gene encoding myo-inosose-2 dehydratase yields the protein MILYGTNPIAWSNDDDRSLGAYITLDQCLDETTKIGFDGIEKGHKFPQEADALKAVLEPRRLRYVSGWHSLNLLVNSVEEEKKAMQPALDLLKAMGSKVIIVCETSNAIHGDNDKPLSERPVLEEARWEEFGTGVEALAEFAAAQGIALVYHHHMGTVVQSEDEIDLLMQHTGPHTKLLLDTGHCLFGGGDPEQVAKKHMGRVGHIHAKNVRPAIATEVRDQSLSFLEGVRRGVFTVPGDAEGGVDFTSVLKVAADKAYQGWLVIEAEQDPEVRNPYQYQSLGLKSLKSFAREAGLDKGD from the coding sequence ATGATCCTCTATGGCACCAATCCAATTGCCTGGTCGAACGACGATGATCGCAGCCTCGGCGCGTACATCACCCTGGATCAATGCCTCGATGAAACCACCAAAATCGGCTTCGACGGGATCGAGAAAGGTCATAAGTTTCCGCAGGAAGCCGACGCTCTTAAAGCCGTGCTCGAGCCCCGCAGGCTTCGCTACGTATCGGGCTGGCATTCACTCAATCTGTTGGTGAATTCCGTCGAAGAAGAAAAGAAGGCCATGCAGCCTGCGCTCGATCTTCTGAAGGCGATGGGTTCGAAGGTCATCATCGTTTGCGAAACCTCGAACGCCATTCATGGTGACAACGACAAGCCGCTATCCGAGCGTCCGGTCCTGGAAGAAGCGCGCTGGGAAGAATTTGGGACGGGCGTCGAAGCACTGGCAGAATTTGCCGCGGCCCAAGGTATCGCGCTTGTCTACCATCATCACATGGGAACGGTAGTGCAGAGCGAAGACGAGATTGATCTTCTGATGCAGCATACCGGGCCGCACACGAAGCTCCTTCTCGATACCGGCCATTGCCTGTTCGGCGGTGGTGATCCGGAACAGGTTGCCAAAAAGCATATGGGCCGCGTCGGTCATATCCACGCCAAGAACGTTCGTCCGGCGATAGCTACCGAGGTACGGGACCAGAGCTTGTCTTTTCTGGAGGGAGTTCGTCGCGGTGTATTCACTGTTCCCGGCGATGCAGAGGGCGGCGTAGACTTCACGTCTGTGCTGAAAGTCGCGGCTGACAAAGCCTATCAGGGCTGGCTGGTGATCGAAGCCGAACAGGACCCGGAAGTTCGCAATCCATACCAGTATCAGTCACTCGGGTTGAAATCACTGAAATCATTCGCACGTGAAGCAGGGCTCGACAAAGGAGACTGA
- the iolB gene encoding 5-deoxy-glucuronate isomerase produces the protein MANLLRKPKGTHGKVHDIPPESAEWGYVGFGLYRLKPGESASEKTGSTEVILVLVEGKAKISASGEDFGEIGERMNVFEKLPPHCLYVPAESDWRATATTDCVLAICTAPGKPGRKAQKLGPESLTLEQRGKGANTRFIHNIAMEDRDVADSLLVTEVFTPQGNWSSYPPHRHDEDNFPDMTYLEETYYHRLNPAQGFGFQRVFTEDGSLDETMAVADGDVVLVPKGHHPCGAPYGYEMYYLNVMAGPLRKWRFKNHPDHDWIFQRDNS, from the coding sequence ATGGCCAATTTGTTGCGCAAGCCCAAGGGCACGCATGGAAAGGTCCACGACATCCCCCCTGAAAGTGCCGAATGGGGGTATGTCGGATTCGGGCTCTATCGTCTAAAGCCCGGTGAGAGTGCATCCGAAAAGACCGGATCGACCGAAGTGATCCTGGTCCTTGTGGAAGGCAAAGCGAAGATTTCCGCCTCCGGCGAGGATTTCGGTGAGATAGGCGAACGCATGAATGTGTTCGAGAAACTGCCGCCGCACTGCCTCTATGTGCCTGCTGAAAGCGACTGGCGCGCGACTGCCACGACAGATTGCGTTCTGGCGATCTGCACCGCGCCGGGCAAACCCGGCCGCAAGGCACAGAAGCTTGGGCCGGAAAGTCTGACACTGGAGCAGCGCGGAAAAGGCGCCAACACCCGCTTCATCCACAATATTGCGATGGAAGACCGGGATGTTGCCGACAGCCTTCTTGTTACCGAGGTCTTCACACCACAGGGAAACTGGTCATCCTATCCTCCCCACAGACATGACGAAGACAATTTTCCCGACATGACCTATCTGGAAGAGACCTATTATCACCGTCTCAATCCGGCGCAGGGTTTTGGCTTCCAGCGTGTCTTCACCGAAGACGGAAGCCTTGATGAAACCATGGCGGTCGCGGATGGAGATGTCGTGCTTGTTCCAAAAGGCCATCACCCATGTGGCGCACCCTACGGCTATGAGATGTATTATCTCAATGTGATGGCCGGTCCCTTGCGCAAATGGCGGTTCAAGAACCACCCCGATCATGACTGGATTTTCCAACGGGACAACTCCTGA
- a CDS encoding NUDIX hydrolase gives MSGRVRFQLSSAVFVILARGAEICMLQRKATGWMDGSFSLPAGGLDGGETIRAAAIREAFEETGVVIAPESLKSVHTLHSLTAGSPWIGHFFRTEEWAGTPALCEPDKHANLQWKHLDNLPENTIPYVRQALLSAAGGEPYSEYGWE, from the coding sequence TTGAGTGGGCGTGTCCGTTTTCAGCTTTCGTCCGCTGTCTTTGTCATTCTGGCGCGCGGAGCAGAAATCTGCATGTTGCAGCGGAAAGCGACGGGATGGATGGACGGTTCATTCAGCCTTCCTGCAGGGGGACTTGATGGGGGCGAAACAATCCGCGCCGCAGCCATTCGCGAAGCGTTTGAGGAGACGGGCGTGGTCATCGCGCCGGAATCTCTGAAATCAGTCCACACCTTGCATAGCCTGACGGCTGGCAGCCCGTGGATAGGCCATTTCTTCCGCACCGAGGAATGGGCAGGCACCCCCGCGCTATGCGAGCCGGACAAGCACGCCAATCTCCAATGGAAACATCTGGACAATCTCCCGGAAAACACCATTCCCTATGTCCGGCAGGCGCTTCTCAGCGCCGCCGGAGGCGAACCCTATTCAGAATATGGCTGGGAATAA
- a CDS encoding inositol monophosphatase family protein: MTSHPGPELEARLALAEKIAREAGAKALDYFKRRETLVIETKRDPQDVVSIADRDVEKLIRTRVSEIFPQDGFLGEEYGLNEGTSGYTWVVDPIDGTSPFVNGMPNWCVSIAVLKDGEPVIGVIQAPCFDELYASAKGLGATLDGKKLVLDPSRTIRNSVTGIGANNYVTPQLVAKIVEDLLEAGGTFIRNGSGALMIAYVAAGRLVGYYEPYMHAWDCMAGFCLVREAGGYAHPFPVDGEKLTKGNKVFVAAPGAVDDLKKVAGL; the protein is encoded by the coding sequence ATGACTTCCCATCCCGGACCGGAACTAGAAGCGCGGCTGGCGCTTGCCGAAAAGATAGCGCGCGAAGCGGGCGCCAAGGCTCTCGACTATTTCAAACGACGTGAAACGCTGGTTATCGAAACCAAGCGCGACCCTCAGGATGTGGTATCGATTGCTGACAGGGACGTCGAAAAGCTCATTCGCACCCGTGTGTCGGAAATCTTTCCGCAAGATGGCTTTCTGGGAGAGGAATACGGGCTGAACGAGGGTACGTCAGGTTACACCTGGGTCGTCGACCCGATTGATGGCACCAGCCCTTTTGTCAACGGCATGCCGAACTGGTGCGTTTCCATTGCCGTTCTGAAAGACGGAGAGCCCGTCATCGGCGTAATCCAAGCCCCGTGCTTTGACGAACTCTATGCCTCGGCAAAAGGCTTGGGCGCAACACTTGATGGCAAGAAGCTGGTTCTCGATCCAAGCCGCACGATCCGCAATTCGGTGACGGGTATCGGTGCCAACAACTATGTGACGCCGCAACTCGTGGCCAAAATCGTGGAAGATCTGCTGGAGGCGGGTGGGACCTTTATTCGCAATGGTTCGGGCGCGCTGATGATAGCCTATGTCGCGGCTGGCCGGTTGGTGGGCTATTATGAACCCTACATGCATGCCTGGGATTGCATGGCTGGGTTTTGCCTCGTGCGTGAGGCCGGCGGTTATGCGCATCCTTTCCCAGTCGATGGAGAAAAGCTTACCAAGGGCAACAAGGTTTTCGTGGCTGCACCCGGTGCGGTTGATGATCTCAAGAAAGTGGCCGGTCTCTGA